The following nucleotide sequence is from Anopheles stephensi strain Indian chromosome 3, UCI_ANSTEP_V1.0, whole genome shotgun sequence.
CTAcaataaaatgtgtcaaaaacataaattatttcCTTCGCCATGGTCTCGTGGTTTAattcttttttcccttcctcTCCTTCGTCCCCTATCCTCCCAGCTTGCTTCAAAGCGACCTTAAATTTAAGcaataaattagaaaaaagTGTAACCCAAAGTGCCCAGATTTTGATCTTTCATCTCCAGCAAACGTTCAACAAATTTGTGAGACGCGTGGTGAGAGACCGCAACAACACCATGACAACAACGTCGGCAAAAGTGCGTAAAACGACGTCCGTCCTAGATGATGCAGGAACTAGGCGTATGCTTATGGAGATGGTTCACCATTAAGAGAATACAACCGGTACAGTTTGTTAGACAGGAATGTATCCTGATAAGGTTTCCCCTCCCAAGGGTTTAATTGTATTTAATTACCAAACAGTTTTTCGACCTAAAATTGGTTGAAACTGTCGATCGATCTCTTGCCGTTTGCTGAGCCAACTCAATCAAAAGCTAACTACAGTTCTCGCTTTAGAAGCCCGGTGTGCAGAGTCATTGTGTAGCCAACCGTATTACAACTTCCTCCAACTTCTAAAGCATGTATCCAAGAGTAGCAAATTGCGAATTGGTAAGAAGCTCGCAACATAGACAAGACATCCAACATACGCTCATGATTTTGTACTTTTGCTCATTGGCACGAGAACTGGAAAATCGAGATCGGCCTCTGCTTGAAGCATTGCTCCTAGACAGAGGTGTACGACGGGTCCACGTTTTAACCTGTCCTATCCATCATCGATCATTAGCCGGGTGCGTACACCGGTGAGGGCTTCCATTCTGAGCCTCTTCATTCTTTACGATATCCATGCGATTGCACCGTAATGAGCATCTCTTTTCATTCGTTCACTAAGAAGGAGacggagcgagagaaagagggaggaagagaaaggcgaaaatggttgaataatttTCACTCCGCTCCACTCGACTCAAGCTCCGTCCCCTCACGCTGGATATCGGGTCCTTCTGCCTCCGATAAAGAATGGCAGGTCATTCCGCGCAACCAAAGCGTTCCTTTTGGCCGAGCATGCCTCCAACGATCGAACCACAATCGCCGACGAAGGGAAACCAGTCTTCGAGAGCTCGCGAGCTTCGATCAAATCTGGAACTGGTTCACGCATACGGCAAGAGCAAGGGCAAGCGACAAGACAACGACTTCCACAGTCTTTAAGATCTTCGACCAGCGCGTCAACCTTCGCGTCCTCGCGACCTCTTTgcgtgtggctgctgctggacgcGGTGCGGGAAATGAATATCCATCTTACCGAGCACCTTTTAATCTTGTACCAGcgtccttcttttttgttgctcagtAGAACGTGGTGCAGTCGGGGGAAGGTCCCGGACAGGAGGTCCGAGGCAACCTATCAACCTTTGTGCCATTCAGTGAGCAACACATTAtcggcacacatacacagacacaaacacatgtGTGAGCATTCAATAGCTTTGGTGTGCGGAAGACGTCATCACGGGCAAGTGTGCAAGTGCCTAAGGACATTCTTTCACCTTTTTGCAGGTGATTGGACGTTGCAAGAAGCGAATTCCTGAGCACATTTTCCACGAGCTCTCACACACAATGGGGAAGGTGAGCCGGTAAGAAAAAATAAGGATTATCATAATTTCACCCAGAGGAAAGCAGTTTTTCCCGTGCTTTGCTGTTCTACGCATTCCAATGATAGTTGGAAAGCGAAAGCAATCCTATCATGCTACGCCCGGGGGCCTAACATGCAAATATTATCATTAATCATTTATAATCAGTGTAGAGTGAGAGCAAAGCCGGACCATTTTCCTTCAGATAAACACCACTTTTCCCGATCCGAGCGTGAAAGTTTGCCCAAAGCCGGGCCAATAGGGTCGGATCGGAAAAACTATGTGAATAAATTAGAGCTCCTCCTCACAGCAGAGCCTTCTCTCTTAACAGGGCTTCTCTAAACGAAAGACTCAGCCAAGGATCATCATCACACGACTCGACTGGTGGAGCAGTTTTCCGACCACCCAAACCACCGTGGCCCCATCGCACATGGCAGCAGCGTGTGGGGTGGGAAaaagaggaaggaaaacatcaCATCGCAACGGCCTTGAAATTCGTTCACCATGGTGACCATGTGGAAGCAGCAGGGGGAAGCAAGCATAGAAGCAGAGGGTGGGGAatgggggagaggggggggtgAGCAGGTTGTGACGTTAGAGCCAGCGCGCGCGCctgctgtgtgtgagtgtgcttgAAGCTCGTTTGGCTTCAGAGCCCTCGCCGTAACGGTCGATGTCACGTCGGATCACATTGGTAGCTGCAGAAAGTAACTGTTAATAAATGGCCAAACTACACCATTGCAGGTTGTGCAAACAACGAAAAATCGACTGGAAGGATGTAACACACGCGGGGTGAAGAAGGAGAAGGTGGAGGAGGCAGGATATTATATGGGCCGAAGGTAGAAGGGCACCGAAGGTATGGAGAGTAGGAGGGGAGAGGGAGGAGGAGAGGGCGGTAAAAAGGGAAAGGAGCCTAAGCCTGAGATACGCGGCAATGTCGAGAGCCCACCAAACCCCCAAAAGGCCGGAGGTGAGTAGTGAGATGTGTGTGAGCGAGTCAAGCGTCTCACCATCATCTCGTGAAGCAGATCTCGTCTTATCTCAGCAAACGATGCCTGGCGAGAAGCAACAAGTATGCAAATATTGTTTCCCATCGTCTGCCTTGTCCAGCCAAATTGGAACACTTTCCACCCGGACTATAACGCCTCAGGAATAAGAAAGGAATCAGATGGTTGGGACGCGGGTTTTCCGCAGTTTTTCCGCCATTCTTCGGAATGTCTGTTTTGggccaacaaaaaactggACTTCGAGCACGAATTTCTCGAGAAGCTCAGAATGTTTGCCATTCACTTCTTTGCTGTTGTCACACCCACATGCACACCAAACTCAGGGACATTTCGTTTTCGGGGGTTACGAGCGCGCAGGTCGAGAGAAAACTGTACCACGTTGGAGATTTATGTTTCCCCTTGTATCATATTATTGCAGGACCGGTCTCTTACAGGGTAGAAGCTGATGTACGCACTGTGCTTGCACCGTTTTGAGCTTATGCTCTAGAATCTTATGCTTCTTTCACGCACAGATACATATCCTCTCGAATTCCGTCACTTACCTTCTAAAACGTTAAACTGCTACGCGGGAAATTCTGCTTCAAGCATCGCGAACAATTTTTCTCGtaaccagcaacaacaataacatccACAATCTACCGACTTGCGGCAACAACTCTCGGCGAAACCTATGAAAACACTGAGGCAAGGTCTCTCCACTGCCTGCCTTGTGTGTACGAACGACAACACCGAATCAAACGCAATCAACACTACGGCAACACCAGCAACCGCCAACTTCTTGTCACTTGTCTTGTTGCCTTGGGGATGTTGGTGTGGAGCattggttgcttcgctggcgAATTCTTCGCAGCATcctcgttcgctctcgcgcTCGCGGTTCGTTCTTCTCACTTTTgtgctcactcactcacggctgtgtgtatatgtgtgtgtgtgcgactgGCTCAGCCATACGCACAACATGTGCACGAAACTCGCACCCTCCCCCAAAAAGCATACACCCCCCGCCTAACCTGCCACCCAACTCGTCTCTTCCTCCCGTGTGCGTTCTTCTCACTACGTAACCAATCTTTGCCTTCCTTCTCTATCGCACCAGCCAAAAGGTTAATACCCTTTCATCTCACTCGCACGTTCACGTTCGAACGGGGGAATTATCTGCGCGAGCagtttcatttcttttccctttcgattTCCAGCTTCTTCGCCACGGCCGCGCTATCAATAATTATCACTTGAGctgtttccttccttcttccCCACTTCCGCCACCACTCCAGCCACGCAACCCACAATTCACGCAAATTTTGCTGCGAAACACCCGGTGCTTCGCTAATGTGGACCTCCAACAGGCGCCTTTAGCAGGCTTCTTCTCGCGTGGGGAAAGAATCCGCCTAATGCTGCCACCCAGCCACCACCCCCCCACACACAGCAGAAGCACTTCACGCGCGATCCACCCCCACCCGTCAGACCCTCTTTGCTGTTGGTcacttgttgttttgttgttatgcCACCTCTCTATTCCGACGGTCAAGTGCAACCCCCCGGGGGTGACGTACTGCTTGTCtcgaggaaataaaaaaacccctaCAATTGCAGGATTAACTAACGATGATGCATACCACGATGCATCCGTAACCAAGTGGTCGTCGCTTCGTCGCACCACGCAATCCTGGATCACATTCTTATCCCGCGCACATAAACAAAACCTCACCACATTGCTTCGCTGTCAACCTGTACATCAGCTGATGATAAAAGGGACACGCAGCTTCAACTGTTGGAATTTCCAAAGAGGTGCCTCTTTCTGCTTCTGTGTCTGtgccttttttctccttcgcAGCGCGACACCCACGCACTAATACCGCTTTGTGTGCATGCGCGATTTAACGGTCGAACTGGTGTGCGAACGGTCGATCGGTTGAAATTTTGCGTAATTTATTTAGTTTCTCTTCGCAAGGCAGCAAGTGCTGGAATTTTCCTTCGCTCGTGTAGGCGAGGTGCTAAAAGCGCGCAGCATTTTGACGTTTCGACCGCTGACACAAGCTTGCTGTCACAACATGtgatttgtttatatttttttcatattaaaaCGCGACTTTTTGCtactttattttaaaaaaatagctttattttaaaataattctgtTATTATGGATCTCAAAGAGCCAAACGAAGGTCTAAATATCAattccaaaaaaaatcaaacagcaTCAGCTTGACATTTGAGCACGAATCATGACAGCATCCCGATTCATGATCAGCTATTCAGCACATTTTGTAAACAAAgtcgaccaaaaaaaaagcataacaaAGCAATGGAAGAAAGCTTACGTTTGCAGGTGGCTGAATTGCGGCAGAAAATCGTGGAGTCTAGCAAAATTGTGCAGCTCTACAAAACGCTCATCGATGCGTACATTGTGGTATAAGTTGCTGTGTAAAACATTCTTAgcgatttgttttttggcATTAATCTCTCCCTCCTTCTGTTGTAGGATTTTTTCCATCTGAAGCACTGGAACAATTTACCTCCCAGTTGGAAACGCTGTTTCGACACGGTCCCCATCCAACAGCTTCCGGAACTTCTTTCCTTTGAAAGTAGGAACAATGAATCAAATGTGTGGCCTTTGTCAGTGTTAGCCTTACGCTCGCTTTTTCGTCGTCTGGTACACACCAGAACCAAACCGGCCGAGAACCCTCAAAAGCCACCGCGAAGCTGCGTGTATCACAAACAGTCTGGTTTGTTTCAAAAATCGGTAAAATTGAAAAAGCGGCATGAAATCGAACAATTCGCTGGCGACTGTTTGCGTGAGCCAGCCGAAAGGTTCGGTCGCACGCTGGTCGACATCGGTTCAGGGACAGGGGAATCTGGCCCGTACTCTTGCCTACGGATACGGGTTTCGGGTGTGTTGCCTTGAGCAGAATGAATCGTTCGTCCAAGTGGCAAGGTGAGAGCAACGCGCTAGTAAAACGTTTGTAAATTCGTTAACAACCAACGCGTATCATTTGCAATAGGGAAAAGGACGCCGAGCTTTGGCGCCGGTTGACTAAGCTGGAACCAGCATTAATTGGCTCCACGATACATCCGGTTCATCTGCAGGAGAAAGTTAATCTCGATCACATTGACCCTGTAGGCTTCGTGCAACTCCTACGAGTTGCGCTTAACGTCGAAAAGGAACAAACCGATGGCTTCAGGTTCGGACTAATCGGTCTCCATCCGTGCGGTGATTTAGCTCCATCACTGCTCCGACTATTTCTTGCCTGCCCGGAGTGTCGGTTCGTGAAGCTCGTTTGCTGTTGCTACATGAAGCTTTCCTGCGACAACTCAACACCGAACGCTGCGGCCAATGAATATGGATTCCCGCTTAGTGAGTTCTGTCGCACGTCCAAGCTCAGCTTAAGCTACGAAGCTCGCGAAATTGCTTGCCACGCGATTGAGCAGTATCGAGACAAGTTGAAAAGCGACTATGGAGAGCTGAAAGTACACGCGTATCGAGCTGCCATCGAGAGCATTATTGTTCGCCTGCGACCTGACTTGAAACATTCCGGACTAAAAGGCGGCATAAAGGCAACGGAGGCGAGCTTCGACGAATACTGCCAACGAGCGGTAGACGGAGGGATCATTATACCACGGGAAGAGATACAATCAGAAGAGACGCAACAGAACCTTGCTCGATGGGAAGAGGTTGTAAAGTTTTATACACTAAGACTGATGTTTGCACCGCTCATTGAAACGATCGTGCTGTACGACCGTCTGCTGTTTCTACTCGATAAAGGTACTACCGGAGTAAGGGTCCAATCGTAGCTCTTAATGATAGTTTTCCCCTCTTAACAGGTGCTGATACCCGCATCGATGTCCTATTCGATCCATATCTTTCCCCACGGAATCATGTCATCACGGCGTATAAATAACACGGAACGTACGACCTTTACCGCATTAGCCTGCCGAGCCAGCCTACCGAGGCCCGTCGTCCATTTGttacatttaaataaacaacTGTTAGCTAATATTAAATACCCTGGAATTAGGAAGCTGCAAAGCAAAGCGCCAAAGCTGCTTTTCTACACGGTTAATTATGTCTAGTTGCACAGTCCTCGTTTCTGGTCTAAGTCCTCCGTCCGTCAAGTCCATCCTCTAGAGATCACAGATCGTGTGCTGCAGTAGGTAATGCTTCCGCCGAAGGGAATTGTAGTGAAGCAGTTTGGGGAATGTTGCTTAGTCTCCTAGCCCTCATCTACGGCCATGTTCCGTAGCGGCATCTCGTCCGTTCGTGAAGCTCCCTGTCCGGACCGGACGCAAATAACGCGCGCCATCAGTATCACCAGCAGGCTTGTCACGATCAGTGTGCTAACAATGGAAAATATTCCAATCGAACCAGCGGTCAACGCACTGCTCATCCCCGGCTGGCCACCGGCATAATAGTGGTCCTTGGACGTATTCTCACCTTCGTTGCGGGCAACCGTTGGTCGAGGCGTTGTGGCCGATGGTCGTGGTGCTGAGACTAGACGGAACTTGTGCACCATCTGCGGATTCAGCTCCGCCACGTACACTTCCGATCCATCGTCCAGGACGGCCAGCTCGTGTGGATTACTGAACGCATGCCGTGGGTTATTCGGCTGAAAGCGGCCAACCACCTTTCCGCTGTCCATCTCCAGTATAAAGCCTCCTACTGGCACCACCGAGTTGAACACAAGGTTAAGCTCCGGCCCATTGATGGTGTACAGGAGTCCACCGTCGGATGATATGTACTTTACGCTAAACAATCGACTTCCCATCTCGGGACTGCTGTACTGGGAATGGAATGTCGCATTACCGGTGTGGAAACACTGCACACGACCCTGTTCCCGATCGGCCACGCACAGCAGATCACGATCCGGTACGACCGTTAGTGCGTGCGGAACGGCAAAGAAATTCACCGGCACAGGTCCGGGCCCGAGGTCAAAGGTGCGTGTCAGTACGAACGAATTACGTCCCCAGGACAGGATCGGGGACACCTTCCGGCGAGTACTTCACGATACGACCATTGCAGTAGCCGTCTGCGACGAAGAATTCGCCACTCTTCAACACCGCAACGGCTGTCGGTTTGCAGTAGTGGTACATATCGTTGCCCGGTTCGAAAGCGAGTTCCGAGCGTTAGGCACGGGTTCGGTCGTCGAATGGTTCAGGTCGAACTTGAACACCTGATGCAGCGCCACATCCGTTAGCCAGTAGTTCTGCTCGTGATCGATCGTTAGCCCGTGAGGCATGTAGAACAGGTTGGCACCCCATTCCTgcagcaaactgcccgtatcGTGGGTAAACTTTAGCACCGTATGATTGGCTATTGGACCACCCGCTGCATCTTGATACACATCTTTTTGGTCGAAAGTCTCCAAACTCCAGACGTGCGATCCGCGATGAAATATGACCACATTACCGGCCCCGTCAATAGCCACGGCCGTCACCGATCCTAGTTTTCGATCCAAAATCGGCCAACTAGACACGTACGCATATTCTGTGGAATGACAAGCAGCGCAATCGCATTAGAGAAATGATCGAAGCAACACCTGGCGACCATTATCGTCGTTACCGTGAGCACCGAACCGTGGAACGATGGAACTGGTCCCGTTATTATGCGCTGCCTGCGGTCTCCCTTCGGCCAGGCGGCGTGTGCGTTAAAAGCACTACAAGTATCCACAAATCACCCAAAAACAGTGCTGCCTTGTGCCGATGGGAGAGGTTTTTGCGATGCTTCGTGCACATTATTCGAACGTTTACTACACACTACTGGCGGTCGTAATCTACCggaactaaacaaaaaaaaattgcgtGAAAAGCCTTATCGGATGACGAACCGCACACAACTACACTGATTTTGAtaagaaaacacaacaaaacgaatTCACTCCGAGAACGAACGACGGCTCGACTCAGTACTTCTGGTCGTCATGGATACGTGCACGTATCACCGAATGATTGCCATCCAAGCTGTGACCGTGAAGCAGCACCGGCTGTTCATTCGCACAGAACTGTAGCATTTTCAAACTTGAAAACTTCCGCAGCAACGGCTTCAAGTCAAGATCGCTTTCGATTGGACGTCATTACTGTTTACACAACTGTTCAGCACGTATCGATCAGGAGGAAAACTGCGAACacagcatcaacaacatcGCAAGGAAGTGGAAGTTCTTCCTTCTCACCGGATTTCTCTCGTTCACGTTCACCTTGCGGAAAACGGGAGTCTTTATGGGCTGGTGTTTATACTGCCGGGTCAGAAACTTCACAACGTGATCGTTACGGGATGGGGCTTTCGTTTCTGTTGCCCATCAATTCAAGCATCGATCAAATGAGGGCTTGTTTCCGGAAACTTGATCTCTGAGCCATTTCCTCTCACAGACAGATTCTCATTCATTCTTATAATAACTTGTGTGACTTCTTTCGATCGATCGCTAAGAATAAACATTTCTCGACCCTGTTTAAAATGATTCCATCGATAAAAATGTATTTCAAACAGCGTTTATTGATCAATTCATCAAATAATCTTTATCTTCATTAAAGTCATCAATCATAAATTACGATAACATTCTTCTCACCGTTGCGATCACTTGCATCTACAATAGATAAAGCGCGACCAACACGTTCTCTGTCGAACGGGCTGGCCCGACTATCGCTCGACTTACTTGTTAACATCACACTGCGTTCCTCCTTCCCTCTACGATCCCTTTATCGCTTTTCCACCATCGCCTTTTTGTTGCACCAATCGTTTGCCGTATTGCAAATTAAACGCTATCTCAGTGTCCCACAAACAATCCCGGGACCGCACACAAAGTACACGACGACGCTGGACCACTTATCCGAGAACATTTAGAAACATTGATAGATCAAAAACTTGGTCATAATATCTTTAAATCACATAAACACGCTCACACCACACAGACGTTAAAGAGCGCCATCGCACTCGGTAAGAACTAAGATCGGGGCATAGTCGAATTTGAGAGAAATACTAGTCAACTTAGCCTTACCTATCATGAGAAGTCACGTACACGACGCTGTACACAGCTCAGTTGCTTCCTTCGTTTCAGTGACACAGAATCAATCGAGCTCTCGAATTGACTATGCGAAAGGTGAGGAGTTGGCCCCCACCGGGACGGGAATTCCATACAACGACTCGAAAGGGGGGAAAATACTGAAGTAAATCACGAATCACGGTTTCGAATGGTGATGATGGATGATTGCTACTGCTGGCTGCCCCTGCAATCGTGTGCGTGTCTCTGCTGTCTCGTGTCCCGCCAGGGTCAGACCGTTACTAGAAAtgggactgctgctgctgctgctactatttGGTGGAAGGAATTTTCTCCAAAAAGTCCAGCGCCAGCACGAGCTCGACCTCCTCCAGACATTGCTTGGTGTCCTTGTCGGTGTCGCTGTACGAGATGTGGGACGGCCAGCGCATCGAGAGTGTCGAGAAGAAGCCGTACAGGTCCTGCAGCGTGTTTATCGACTGGCAGGTCAGCATGATGTGCTTACCCTTGGTCGTTTGCGTTTTCTGCCGTTAGAGGAACTCGGTTAAGCAGTTGTTTGGCCACAGACAAAATCCAAACCATTATCCACTTACCGGCGAGTGAGATGTGTAACGAAGGTCCATCAGCTGAGATATTCTTGACACGTGCGGTATGAACGCCATCTTCTTCTCATCGTATCCGCCCGTTTTGTGTAGATTCTCGTTCTGGCTGCTGACGAATGCCCACCGGTACCTGGCGAAGGGCAAGGACAAGCTTACGCATCGGAATTGCCGTTCAGCCACATCCACACAACAAGTACTTACATCTGAAAGTGGGGCAAAATGGTGGCCGGCAACACGCATCCCAGCTCTAGCAATTTGGCCGTCTCCAGCTGCACCATGCGCCAGTGCGGATGTCCGTACGAGTAAAGCCCGTTGCTTGTGTTCGTTACCCATGCCGTGTCCAACCCCGACAGCATACGAATGTGTTGACTAAGGAGAAGAAACCTCATGTTAGATCAAACCATTCCTTTCGACGGCGGAATTCGCCTCCTCGCCCGGTCACATCAAagacttttgttttctccacTAAACTAAATGGGCACGGCGAATGAACAGCAAGCGCGTTCTGTTCGCCTTAAATTCATGTGCAAAAGAAATTGTTCTTACCTCGATTGGGACCTTGAGTTTTATTTTGCGAAGTTGGGCATGAGTTGGGTGTTTCAGTGTTTTCAAATGAtgaaacacaaacaaccaATGAAGAAACAGTGATTttggtttgtgtgtatgtgtgtgtgtgtgtttcggtggggaaacagtgaaaaaagACAAGAGAAAACGCGTATATTTAGTCAAAAACTATGAAAACGTTACACCCCGGATATAGTGAACAGAAATGAACTGCAAACAAAAGATCTACAGAAAGGAAGTAGAGCGTGAAACCAAAGTGTCTAAAACAACTCAAAGACAGAATCGAAAAAGAAGGGATTAAACTACGGAATCGAAACCAAAGTAGTGTGAGGTTAACAACAAtgaaagccaaacaaaaagggaaaagaaagatTACCAACGCTAGCTAAACCAATTCCAATTCCCCGTACAGAAACCGATTTCATACCTAAATTCTTCCGTATCGGTCAAAAGCTCCTGTTCGATCGACAGAAACACTTGGACCATTTCCGCGATGATGATTGGCCACAAGCTGGTCACATGGTCGGCCGAcattcgcagcagcagcacacggaAGCACAGGAAAACTGCGGACTGGATCAGTGGGACCACCTGCGGGAGGCGCAAGCTGTTGGCAAGTTGTTCTGGAATTGAAGATGAGCTATCCGTTATCGGTGTTCCCGCTTGCGTAGTCTCGCTTCGCTTTACCTTGAATTTCTGGCATATACTTGTGGTACTGATCGACTTCGCTACAGAAAATTATAAACGCAAGCCGCTTCAGCACGAGTGCGCGCTGCTCGTATTCCTGTTCCTTGGACGTGAATATGTTCAGTGTTCCGGTTTGCGCTAATGGTAAACGATCTGAAGAGTACGGAAAGGTATTATTGGCCGTCGATCCGCGGAGGGTTTCGCGCCGCTCAGTGCTCCACTCACTCATAAGATCTCTAAAGGTAGTATTATCACAGGTCATCAAACTATCCAGGATAGTTTTCCAGTACGGCAAGCAGCGACTGTCCATTTGGAAGAAGGCCGTGTCCAGCAGCAGATCCAGGGCATCCTTTCGCCAAGCTTTACGAATGTACTGGAAGTGGGAATGAAGGAAGGTAAGATCGCATTCCTACACGTCACCACCAACGTCCGTACCTGATACGTGCTCAAGCTGGCCAGCAGATTCGAGCAGGCGTGAAACGTCGGAATGTTCTTCACGGTGTGCGTTTTAAGGTAAGGCACGATGTTGTACATGACACCGGTCACGATCGCCGTCACCTTGTCCTTTTCCTGCGAGCTGAACGCGACATCGAGCAGCGAGGCCAAAATGTTGGCCAGAATCGACTGGGCCTGTATCGagtagtgctggctggacgGCATCAACAGCCCATCCTTGCCCGTGCTCTCGATCGAGCTAAACTCTTCCTTCACCGACAGGTTGCGCCTGAGCCAGGTGGTCTGCTCCAAACACGAGCCGGCCACATTCGATACCGCTTCCACCAGCCGCGACGTCACGTCGTGCAGGTCGCGAAGATCTTTCTTATCGGAGAACGGCATCGTTGGGCATCGCTGTACAAACTCGTTCAGGATGGAAAGTGCCACAAACTGGGCCGTAATCTGCAGTCCCAGACAGTCCTTCAGCAACGCGTACAGGGAGCTCCAACAGTCGGTGTATTGCGCAGGTGAAACGCCCGATATGAGGAAAAAGTACAACAGCTCCAGCGCGCTCACTTCCAGATTTAGTCCCGCTGGTGGCTGATAGATGGGCGGTGGACTCTTGATAACCTGATGCATCGTTTGTATGAAGGAATCCACCGACATGATACGTATGCCGGTAATAAGCTTTACCAGCAGCAGTTGATTATCGCTCGCCTGTGGCAACGCCTTGGACATGATGTCGAAGAAATCCACATCGGAAGCTTCATTGGCCGCTCCTTCGCTCGCTGTCGCTGGCGCCTTACCCGACGCATCGTTATTACTACGCTCGTACCAAGCGACTGCAATTGCGGTCAAGAAGTTGGTGCCGTAGTGCATGGAGATCGGACTCAGAAACTCTAGCAGCTGATGCTTTCCACGCCGGAAGTCACTGATGCTCGTCTCCCAGAGCGTTGCGATCGTGATGATAATACGCGGCAGATGACTCAGTATAGCCGCTTTGGCCACTTCCTGATGATTCTTCTTCACCTGCTGATTAACACCTCCGCTAAGCAGCGAGGACGAATAGGACAGAAACACGTTCATTATGTTGTTGATGATCTGTCCCGATTGATTGGCAGCGGCCGATGTCAACCCATTGCTGGAACCCGTCGATGCGTTAAACATACTGGCCAGTGAAATCTGTTGAGAACTATCTAGCAGGCAGT
It contains:
- the LOC118512088 gene encoding LOW QUALITY PROTEIN: protein RRNAD1 (The sequence of the model RefSeq protein was modified relative to this genomic sequence to represent the inferred CDS: deleted 1 base in 1 codon); the encoded protein is MEESLRLQVAELRQKIVESSKIVQLYKTLIDAYIVDFFHLKHWNNLPPSWKRCFDTVPIQQLPELLSFESRNNESNVWPLSVLALRSLFRRLVHTRTKPAENPQKPPRSCVYHKQSGLFQKSVKLKKRHEIEQFAGDCLREPAERFGRTLVDIGSGQGNLARTLAYGYGFRVCCLEQNESFVQVAREKDAELWRRLTKLEPALIGSTIHPVHLQEKVNLDHIDPVGFVQLLRVALNVEKEQTDGFRFGLIGLHPCGDLAPSLLRLFLACPECRFVKLVCCCYMKLSCDNSTPNAAANEYGFPLSEFCRTSKLSLSYEAREIACHAIEQYRDKLKSDYGELKVHAYRAAIESIIVRLRPDLKHSGLKGGIKATEASFDEYCQRAVDGGIIIPREEIQSEETQQNLARWEEVVKFYTLRLMFAPLIETIVLYDRLLFLLDKGADTRIDVLFDPYLSPRNHVITAYK
- the LOC118514168 gene encoding LOW QUALITY PROTEIN: peptidyl-alpha-hydroxyglycine alpha-amidating lyase 1 (The sequence of the model RefSeq protein was modified relative to this genomic sequence to represent the inferred CDS: deleted 3 bases in 2 codons): MLTKYAYVSSWPILDRKLGSVTAVAIDGAGNVVIFHRGSHVWSLETFDQKDVYQDAAGGPIANHTVLKFTHDTGSLLQEWGANLFYMPHGLTIDHEQNYWLTDVALHQVFKFDLNHSTTEPVPNARNAFEPGNDMYHYCKPTAVAVLKSGEFFVADGYCNGRIVKYSPEGSPILSWGRNSFVLTRTFDLGPGPVPVNFFAVPHALTVVPDRDLLCVADREQGRVQCFHTGNATFHSQYSSPEMGSRLFSVKYISSDGGLLYTINGPELNLVFNSVVPVGGFILEMDSGKVVGRFQPNNPRHAFSNPHELAVLDDGSEVYVAELNPQMVHKFRLVSAPRPSATTPRPTVARNEAH